The nucleotide window gttaaataaaataataaacgtAACTTTATAAATGAATATTGGTTTAACtgtttaataattaattaattattatgtAAACCTACCTTACATGTTTTTCTTGTCCGTTGTTGACTTAGtaataaactttttttttgtgAATTAATTATAGATGGTCGATGATTGCAACACGTTTACCAGGACGGACAGATAATGAAATCAAGAACTACTGGAATACCCATATGAAGAAGAAGCTAATCCATATGGGTATTGACCCGATGACCCATCAACCGCGGACCGACTTGTTTTCTTGCTTGCCTCAACTAGTATCCCTTGCTTACATCAAACAAATTCTCGAACATAATCAATTAGCTCAAAACCTTCAATACTTGCTCCAAACAACCAATTCGATTCCTCAATTACAACAACAAAACCAAGATTTCATTAACGAATTTCCAGCCGAATCAAATCAAGAAATCATGACACAATTTCTTTTGGGAAAATATTCTAGTGAAATTACCCAACCACTCCATGATGTCTCAATCATGAATTTACAAACAAGCAATGATATGCATAAAGTCGTGAGTCAGGACCAAGGCCAATCAAGATTCACCAGTGTCAATTCCTCATCATCACCACTCACATGGAGTTCTGTTCCGCCATTGATGGACACCAGCGCTTCACTTGACACTGGCAGCACCATTAGCTACGCCGGAGATGTCGGAGCTTCTTCGTATAACTTGCCGGAGTTTCTGTTTGAAGACTCTTTCTTGGATCAGAATTTACCAGaaatttgttaaataataataataagtagtACTGTAATATAATACACTTATGAAAGCTTTTTCTTTTGAGTGCATAGCAGATTATAGCCAAATTGCAATTCAAGGTTGTACGGTACAACTTTTGTTGCATGGATGATTGACATATGTAATGTAGTTGTGGAGCTGCATGCATGGCTATGCACGAACTCCATTAGTTTgttgtttttttcttttccaATTTTCATCCTGTGTACATATTCATGTGTGATATATCATACAATACTTAACTAGTGGTATTTCCGTGCGTTTTGTTGCGAGCTTTAGGTCATTATTGGTATGGATTATTACATTACCAGTAGGGCTCGTCCTGAGAATTCTTGTACCTTATTCGAGCTTAAAAAAACGTGCCCtaaggccttaacgaaattgggtattgagCTCACTAAaagtctaaacctaatgccaatgggctaataactaatcgAAACCATAAGAATAATTTTGTAAGTAGGcatatgttggtgtttgtatgggtataccctatcgaaaatatatttaacatacatataagtttttttttcataaaataacGTGCCattcgaaatatcgggccctggccggtggtcctccccgcccacccccagggccggccATGATTACCAGTACAATATCGGCACTCGGCATAGCAATTGTTACATCGATTGAAAACCCATAAAAACCAATACTCGTATCGGTACTGGTGTTGTTTGGTCGGTATCAATATGTTACGATACCGGTATCGTACAGACACCCGATATAGCTTGCGACACAAAAAATCTTTATCGCGAATATTACTTTGTGTTCAATGAAATTTATACCGCCACTTCGAGAATTCTATAATAACGAATATGGTACCGTTACCGATGTTGTTTGGTCGGTATATGCTTGGTTTGTGATGATTGAAAAAATCAATTGTATATGACCCGTTCAAATACCGATGTTGTATGGTCGGTATATGTTCGCTTTGTGATGATAAAAAAAATCAACTACCTATGACCTGTTCGAATACCGTTGTTGTTTGGTCGGTATATGTTTGGTTTGTTATGATAAAAAATATTAACTATATATGACCCGTTCGAATAGAACTTTTATCGAATCGTACATACTGATAGGCACATGATAACgttaataataaaaaactataccGATGTTCTACGGTACCGTTTAACGATGCTGTTCAGACACTAtcagttttattaaaaaaataaaatattaaaagttaAAATTAAAGAAATATGTATAAGGTTAAAAgtacatataataataataatctattgTAATAttgaaatgataaaaatatgagaatatatatatatatatatatatatatatatatatatacatatatatatatatatacacacatatatatgtatatatatatacacatatatatatgtatatatatatatatagggagccgctagaataagaaccacctccagttgtaagaactgcgaGAACCACTCTCAGCCAATCAGATTCAGCcactaaaaagggtattttggtcttttactACAAAATGTCATTTCCTTTTATCTCTCCTCATTTAATATGTCAGATCATCACCTCTCTCTCTCATCTATTTAATTAATTCAAAAATTCATTTTCTCatttcattctctctctctctctctctctctctctctcttgaagtTGCAGAACTTATTTTGAAGATGGATGTGTGATGAACACCTCTCTTCCTCCCCCCACCATCCGATGAACATGCAGCCGCCACACCCCACACCGGCGACCCCCCCAAAAACCGTACCCACTCCGGCGGCCCCCTCGTTTCTCCGACGCTCCCTCGTTTCTCCACGGTAATTTCCGGCGGTGGTTCCGTACTTCTTCAGTGGTGGTTGAACACGAAGAGAGAGACAAAGGTAGCGATATTTTCTTTGTGTCTctgttttagggtttttgtttGATGTTTTTGGTTCTGTATTTTTTGATGTTCTTTGATGTTGTTTTGGTTCTGATCTTGATGTTTTATTGGCGGCGGTGGCCGGTGAAGGGGGTTTGTTGCGGTGGATTAAGGGGTGGTGTTTCGGCGGCGGCGGCGGAGGTTAATGATGGGTGGAGGGGTGGGGTGAGGGGGTGTCTCTGTTTTTGGTGGGTGCTCGATGTCGGAGTAAAAACATTGGAGGTGAATGATGGGTGAATGTGGGTTTTTAATTTCGGTGAATCTTGGTTTGAATCTGGGTTTTGAATCTTGTGGGTTTGTCTTTGTGGGTTTGAATCTTGTGGGTTTGATTTTGTTGAATCTGTGGAATCTGGGGTTAAAACATCGGAAAGAGAAAGAGGACGGAGGCGGGTCGGCGgcagcgccgccgtgagcggcggaggTCCTGGTCTCCTCCCGATGTGTTGATGCTCTGGGTCGACTTGAATGATTTGGtatgttgttttttatttttgttttgatttggtATGTTTGGTGTTTTTGATCTATGTGTTTTTGAATGTATGAAGTACAATGATGTTTTGCTGGGTTTTTTGCTGGGTgatttttgaatgtttgaatctgTGGGTGTTGCCGGGGTTTGCTGGTGCTTTGTTGGTATTTTTTCGAACAGTGAACTATGTAGGTTGTGATCCGTTTTAGATGGAGGCGATGATGATGAAAAAAAACCcgcatattttgatgacgatggcgcggcaagaacggtggagggtaggtttttgaacctgcaaccccactttgcagcctctgattaccggaaaatctgagccaaaacttcgTTTTTTTCAAGAATCCACAGTAAAGCCGAAGTAAATAAAGGTACTATCATGAAGAGATTAAAACCTCGAGCTCGAGGGCGTAGTTTTGCGATACAAAAACCTACCTGCCATATAACTATTGTAATGAAAGATATATCATTAGATGAATATATAGATACCGACTCTATTACATGGTCACAAAATAAAAAGAAGGATACAACTATGTCGTATTATGATATGTATAGTAATGGGGGAACATGGGACAAAAAATAAATCCAATTGGTTTCAGACTTGGTACAACCTAGGGGAAGGGGCCAGATTTATCCTGACGGGAGCAAAAGTAACAATACAGTTTATAATGCTACAGCATCAGGTATAGTAAGCAAAATCCTACGAAAAGAAAAGGGGGGATACGAAATAACCATAGCGGATGCGTCGGATGGATGTCAAGTGGTTGATATTATCCCTCCGGGGCCAGAAAAATCAATTATAGATACTAATACAATTAGATCCGCTCTTCATAGACAAATTTGGGATTTGCGATCCCAGGTAAGATCAGTCCAGGATCATGGGATCCTTTTCTATCAGATAGGAAGGGCTGTAGCACAAAATGTACTTTTAAGTAATTGCCCCATAGATCCTATAATGGATATATCCAATTTTTTCGTAAAATCTCGTCTAATAACTAATAATCTAATAACTAATAATATAATAAGTTAAGTTTCTATTACAATACGAATAGATAACAAAAAGGACAATATATAGGATGGGTAGAAAGAGTTGTGATACCTATCTCGATCCAGGGAAACTACAGGATCTAAAAGAATATCCCAATCCTAAGGATCCATAGGATTAATTGTAGATCCAACACAAAAATAGAAAGATTTGAGTTGTGAGATATCCTGCATCTGATGTTCGGATAGCGGTATCCACAACACCTTTACGAGCTCCGTAGCAAGAAATAATATATTCTATCGAACAAATATAATTCATCGTGATATGTAGCTCTATTTATTTCCGTCCCATAGGTTTTCTTTTTTACCTGTTGATTCAAATGATGGGTTCGTTGGATTAGCTTTGCTCCTCGGATTTTTGATTGAAAAAGTGGATAACATAAAAATAGGGGATGGTCCAGCATTTTTTACATTTATTTGATAAGTTAGTTTCTAACAATTCATGAAATTGATTAGAATATCGCCGGATGATAGCTACTTTTTTATATCTAACAGGAtataaaccgtaaactttttatcgtaaaacgtaaaaacgtgaagcgtaaaaagtgttacgtaaattttttcgtaagttttacgtcaaacgtaaaatgtaaaaagttttacgtaaaatgtaaatttttttcgtaaaacgtaaaaagttttacgtaaaacgtaaaaagttttacgtaaaacgtaaattttttttcgtaaaacgtaaaaagttttaggtagaaggtaaaacataaagtttttttagtaaaacgtaaaaagttttacgtaaatgtcatttaaaaaccggcgcgtaaaacgtaaaaacgtaaaaaaagttAACGTAgaaaaccggcgtgtaaaacgaaaaaaaacgttaacgtaaaaaaccggcgcgtaaaacgtaaaaaaacgttaacgtaaaaaattaaaccgtaaactttttaacgcaAACCGCaaacttttttaacgtaaaacgtaaaaacgtgaagcgtaaaaagctttacgtaaaacgtaaaaagttttacgtaaaacgtaatttttttttagtaaaacgtaaaaaaccggcgcgcaaaatgtaaaaaaccggcgcgtaaaacgtaaaaaaccggcgcgtaaaacgtaaaaacgttaacgtaaaacttttttacgttctgtaaaaaaacgtaaaaaaacgttaacgtaaaaaaaccggcgcgtaaaacgtaaaaaaccggcgcgtaaaatgaaaaaaaccggcgcgtaaaacgtaaaaaaccggcgcgtaaaacgtaaaaaacgttaacgtataacttttttacgtttcgtaaaaaaaagctcgtaaaaaacgctcgtaaaaacggtgcgttaaaaaaacggcgttaaaaaaacggcgcgcaaaattaattgtttttgtcaaaaaatctgaatttaaaattgtttttaataaaaaaatctttaaaaaaataaaaagtaatataataaaactaaaaagtaatataataaaaaagtaattaaaaaataataaagagaaaaagacaaaaaaatgttattttactaaactacccttttggattaaaaaattaaagacataataagacaaattgtatttaatattaatttttcttacttttaatctcatccattaatcttgttgatctaaaggctagaaagtggttcctatggttcttacaactagaggtggttttcattttagcgatcccctatatacatagggatatacatatacatatacatatacatatacatatacatatacatatacatatacatatacatatacatatacatatacatatacatatacatatatatatatatataggggaccgctagaatgagaaccaccacgagttgtaagaaccacgagaaccgcgacccgcgggtggccgttgaccacgaaattttttttacacctagatccgtatattttaagaccgggtgtaaattttgggttcaaacggcgcacccgagggggtagttttttacgcccaaagtttggttaaaaaaaaaagaaaaattaaaaaaattaaaaaaacccaaactttgggcgtaaaaaactaccccctcgggcgcgccgtttgaacccaaaatttacacccggtcttaaaatatacggatctaggtgtaaaaaaaatttcgtggtcaacggccacccgcgggtcgcggttctcgtggttcttacaactcggggtggttctcattctagcggtcccctatatatatatatatatatatatatatatatatatatatatatatatatatatatatatatatatatatatatatagggtagggttcatgcaataaccacctttattgcgagaaccgtgagaaccaatgtgaacacaacaaaataaacccactacaccactaaaaaaaaaaccctaacccctgTGATAGTGCGTATTAGGATCGATTCTGATGCACTTGAATCTCCGTTGATTGTGTAGATCTCGTATCTTATGCGGAATCCAAGTACGAGAGTGGATTGAACAAGAACAAGTAATTATAAACTAATTTCTATTGATTGATGACCCAATACAAAACCATGAAATCAAACTGACAAACTTTCCCCTTTCTGAAACTCAAAATTCCAAATGAACAAGACCTATGTAACGCCCTacgtccctaaactttaggctTTTGGCAGATTTAGTCCTTATACTTTGCTtattgtcagttttggtccctaaTGTATGTAATGATGATGCCTTTTTGAGTCTTAAACACTATGATGCTTGATCCTTGATActtgaatcttgattcttgatacttaataCTATGTGACTTGACACTTAAATctagatacttgatacttggattcttgatacttggattctcgatacttgactcttgatacttatttggtgcttgactcttgagactcgtgcaacttgattcttggttgaacgagagactggagtcttgtcactggcggaatctatgaaaCATGGAAACTTTTGGTGTTTATTATGTAATCTCGTTATGTGATACTTTTACcaaataatacgcaacgcaacgcttaatctaacgcTCAAACGAATCAAAAGCGGGAACGCGGAATGGATAGGATTGGCCAAGTcgcaatccgatcggataaccatccgatcggatagccatccgattggatgaccacccgatcggatggccactcgatcgaccgaCCATCCGATCCTTGCACACCGCCCTAGTCTttctcacactataaataggcctgtcacatcagtccttcactgatgtgacagcctcactCCACCCAGACGCACGCACACcacatttctttgatttcttggagatttcggtacgttttatgCTAGAtcctttgaaatcacacttttcatcgtgaaatctcttagatctgagttcttgaggatgatgtcatcatggtggttgTACAAACTACTATATGATGTCGTTTCTAGTAAGATCTAGCTCGGATCTGAGGAATTCCGAGTGTTTTTCACTAAATCTATGTTAAATCTTGACTTTTCAAGCTAAAACTTAAAgttatcttcatcttttctttaaCTTTTCGCTTTAAACGGTGGAATCCGGGTCTAAACGGACTGTAGACCTGATGAATGGTCTGGAGTTGGTTTGGAAAACGGATTGTTGCCGGAAAAGATCGTCGAAATACGGATTCCGACATTAATTCGTTATGAACGGACGACTGATCGGGCAGGGGTGATTCTCATCCGATCAGAACGGCTGTATGTTGATGAGTTTACCGTTGTCTCAATACGTACCGTGCCGTCATCGTTAAACCTGAAACTCGGAAACTTTACGAAATTTTGAACGAGACAAGGACCACTCggtcgagtggcaatccgatcggatagccatccgatcgagcagCCACTCGATCAGGTGACACTTGTCTCACAGCCTTTCAACACTTGGAAACTTTTTCAGAAACTTGAAACTTTGGAACCTTGGGTCGAATGGCAATCcaatcggacagccatccgatcggacaaccatccgatcaaGGCAACCAAGACACTTAGCAACACTTGACACTtggatcgagtggcaatccgatcagatggccatccgatcggacagccacctaTCCCACTCACACATTAGTGAcccgatcgaatagccatccgatccagtgacaGATCTGACACTTTGTGCAATCTCGTTACTCTGCCCAACTCTTATCTGTTGTAATATAATCAGGCTttctaaaagagctccctttgatccaataacaatcttaactgttaagcaatcactgtgagtatactcgatcccttttcgttttaaactgttgggatgtaacatgtattctataaactacgaaacttgatacttttgaatctaaactctatcctatgtgtacgtgaaacttgtgattcttgattctttgtgttatgtgacgtttaatccagaagtgtgtagttccgccttaacaatagtagcgctataggagatgcacctccccattattctcgggggtattgttaggaggattctagtttaccttgagtcttgggtaaacactaaagcatcaggatacttgggctatcactggtTGGACTGCGACACtggcatggctgaaactattttcaTTTACCtacattgtggatatgagttgttttaatctattttTCTATATAcgcaaacttgtatactcaccggtacatttttgtactgaccctattttaatacatgttgcaggctgaaaGGATGCTAGGATTCTTGAAACAAGCTAGGATGCTGCTTAGAAACACGTCTTAGTTAATCTAGAATCATTTGAAACAATTTGAAACATGTTTGTTATGTTTTGTACTTGATACTTGATTTTGGTGTTGGTGTTGATCTAGACAATTATTGCATGAAATCAATTTAATTACTATTGAAACTTCTAGTGTTATGGaaactcatgagcaatctgaacgctaagtgctcacaccccgatatttccgccatcggttggggtgtgacagattggtatcagagccataactatagggaattaggaaaagtaggaatacttgccctagtctatagttctaggaatcttgactcttatttttcgtttaagacttatgcattctaccgtatctgcttcctagcagcacatTTCTCTGTAAaattacatgcctttcctaaggctgatacAATATACACTTGATACTTTGAAAACGCTGTTAATCGGTGTTTGCATTTTGCATGAGGTTTccctcaagtcaggagtgacatccaaaccttgatgaGAAATCTCCATATTATTCTAAGTAGGTCTTGTCTACGGATAAGTACCAACGCTATTAGGGTACaatgttgtcaagttagaggtgaaactcagaccttgataactagtcccactccttgatgtTTTTATGTCTCGCCAAGGTCTCGAAACTTCCATTCAATTGGGTACGTGAATTGACaaaaaggacgaatatcgtaggcctaacatcgatgacgtatttgtctaagtaagtcaggacactttggttagtcaccgtTCCGCTACCCGGAACACTCTACATTTTATGAACCTATCTTTCATGTATCTTGATTTTATGAGGTTTTAAACTTGATTCTTCGCCCGTTTTGGGATGCTTTTACACAAATTTTCATGTATGTCCGCAACCTAAAACGTTAACTCTAATCTCaagatcaaactaaatttatgaagctttaTTCAATCTATGTGGGAATCATGATGCTATGTGAATCTATCTGATGAACCTATGTATTGTTGTGGTTGTGAAATGCTAAATGTAACATGGCATGGAATACGAGACAGAAGTGACATGTttgaaacatggtggatacgctgctggtacttcctatatataagtgtttccgacatgttaccaactttcgtaccaagtGCCATGCGAAACTTAGTGTTTTTAAACCGATGAGGAGGATGTTGAAATCTAAGCTATGGAAACTACTCGTGTAAACTATGTGAAATCTATGTGTAATCTACGCATGTGATGTTGAGAGTAACAAAATATGAAACGTAGCCTTGCGCCGAAGATGAGGCGGAAGTGGCATGTCCGAAGCGTGATAGATACGCccctggtacttcctatatataagcgtttctggCATGCTACCGAATCTTCGTACCACGCGCTAAGTGAAGTTCATAATTTTGTAGGCTCGGATTGAAGGTGTGGAAATCTATTTGGTGAAAGTTGTGGTGGAATCTAATGTTGCGGTTAACGAAGCATGACACCGACGACGAGGGGGACGTGGCatgattgaagcatggtggatacgccgctggtacttcctatatataagtgcttccgtcATGTTGCCGAACTTTCGTAGCACGTGCCATGTGAGATTTTGTTGTTCTAGACTATGATGAGGTGTAAACACTAAACTATGCGAATCTATTGGGTAATCTATGTGAAATAATTGGGATAATCTATGTTGTTGAATCTATTTGGTTAATCTAATGTTGTGGTTGGCAAATCATGACACCGACGACGAGGGGGACACCGCATGATtgaagcatggtagatacgccgctggtacttcctatatataagtgcttccgtcATGTTGCCGAACTTTCGTAGCACGTGCCATGTGGAATTGCGTTGACGTTAACACTAATCTAAGTAAAACTATTgaatctatgtgaaactattGAATCTATTGGGTCTATGGGAATCTATTAAATCTGTTGAGTCTATGTGAAACTACTGAATCTATTGAGTCTATGGGACCTATTGAATCTATTGAAATCTATGAGAATCTATGATGGTGAGTGTGTTTTGCGACATGTAACATGACACCAAGTACGAGGCAGAAACGATGtgtccgaagcgtggtggatacgccgctggtacttcctatatataagcgtttctgaCATGTTGTCAAacttcgtacaacgtgccatgcGAAGGTCGTCAGTTGGGGTGTCGAATCTATTGAAATCTATCAGCTCAATCTATGTGTGTGTTATTATGATTGGCAATTGCGACTTGTAACATGACGCCGAGTACGGGGCAGAAGCGATGtgcccgaagcgtggtggatacgccatTGGTACTTCCGATATATAAGCGCTTCTGACATGTTGCCAAacttcgtacaacgtgccatgcGAAGGTCGTGGGTTTGCGGTATCTATGGGAATCTTGTGAATCTTGTTGAGTCTTTAGTCTATCGTGTGTGAGTCTATACTGTGAGGCTTAGTGAatctagacttatacgatcctcttGTTGGATCTTTTTAGATATCTTCTCGAAAGCTATCCGAGACTCTTAAGAGATCCAGGGagaagtctcagaaaaagatgatgtctttcatggccgaccagatcgctcgagtcgtgccaaagatcgtctctaagatccaaggatcaaacactcctccatcctctgtggactcAAAGGTCGAGAAGCAAAAGCCTACTACGTTCAGTTACAAGcatttcatctcttgcaaccctaagcctttcacgggcagtgatggggtgactgccATGCTCGAGTGGTTCGATAGCATCGAAGTTACATTCATAAACAGCGAGTGCCCAGACCATCTAAAGACTACGAGTGCGACTGGAATATCTCAAGGCAGAGCGTTGGAGTGGTGGTCAAATGAGAGAAACATCCGTTCAAATGAACaagcctatgctcttccatggaCCGAGGTGCGTGAGCTAATGATGcttgagttctgccctccccatgagcagttgaagcttgaagaagagttcTGGCACTAGAAGCAGATTGGTGATGATAATCTGGCTTATAATACTTGTTTTAAGCAGCTTAGTTtgatcgttcctcacttggtttctactCCCAAGCGAATGATAACCCAGTACATCAATGGTCTACCTCTTGCTATgcgtgattctattgaagcagCTCAGCTCGAAACTATTGAAGAAGTCTACCATCTTGCAGCTAGCCTCAACAACAACCATGTGCGTGATAAGCAGTTTGCTAGTTCTACCCCTTCCAAGTCTGCACATCAAGTTACTCAGCAGccaagtggcagcaagaacaagagGCGAAAGTCTCAGGGTTCATGATGCAATGCAATTGTTCCTACTGTTCAAAACCCTGCTGCTAAACCTACCCCTACTGCTACTGTTCCAATCAGTGATGTTCCTGAAGTCAAGAAGCAGTACACCGGGTCTCATCCCAAGTGTGCGACTTGCAACTTTCATCATCCTACTAATTCTGCATGTCGTCTGTGCACCAACTGTAATCGCTATGGTCACACAACTCCTTATTGCTGTCAGACTAACCTGGCCCAGCAAGTTCAGCAAGCCCTAGCTCAGGCAGCTTTACCAGCACCTCCAGCTCTTCTGCAGAATCCAAGGCCAATGAATGATGTTCGTGCATGCTACAAGTGTACAGATACTACTCACCTCCGTAACCAGTGTCCTCAGCTAAACCAGAACCAATAGCCAGCCGCTCGGGGATGAGCGTTCAATCTCGATGCTAATCAGGCTCGAAATGACAATgacgttgtcaatggtacgtttcttgtgaatAACCTTTATGTCTCGATTCTATTTTatactggtgccgatagaagttttgtgtCCGTGGAATTTGAGTCTTTGATAAACTGTACACGCTCCAAGTTACCTGAGGCGTTCTCCGTTGAGGTCGCCAACGACAAGTCAATTCTTGTTGATTCTATTTTGCGTGATTGTTCCCCGACTCTTAACGATCACGTCTTTTCTATCGATCTAATACCCATGCAACTGGGTAGTTTTGATGTTATTAGCGGTATGGAATGGTTGCGTAAGAATCATGCCGAGATTGCTTGTCACGAGAAGTTTGTTCATTTACCTCTTCCGTCCGGTGATATTTTGCACGTCTATGGGGACCGACCTTCGAAAGGACTAAGGCTGATGTCATGCACTCAAGCGAATAGATGCTTACGTAAACAGGAttttgccttcttggcccacatAGTGGAACAAAGGGGCAAAGGGAAGAACATAAGCGATGTTCCAGTAGTGTGCGActtccctgatgtctttcctgaagatctccCCGGTCTTCCTCCTCCTATATCCGTtgactttcgtattgatctcatacctggtgcgactcctgtcgccaaggctccttatcgtcttgcaccttccgagatgcaagagttatccagTCAACTTCAAGAATTGCTCGTCAagggattcatccgtccaagtacctcttcgtggggtgctcctgtgctgttcgtcaagaagaaagatggttcgtttcgtgtgtgtatcgactaccgtgaactcaataagcttaccgttaagaatcgttaccctctagctcgtattgatgatttatttgaccaactacaaggtgcgtcctgtttctctaaaattgatcttcgttctggttatcatcagcttcgtgtactcgaAGGTGATGTACCCAAGACCGCATTCCGTACTCATTATGAACACTACGAGTTCgtagtcatgccctttggactgaccaacgcacccgctgtgttcatggaccttatgaatcatgtgtgtaaaccctatttggatcgttttgtgatagtctttatcgatgatattctcattta belongs to Helianthus annuus cultivar XRQ/B chromosome 5, HanXRQr2.0-SUNRISE, whole genome shotgun sequence and includes:
- the LOC110941081 gene encoding transcription factor MYB93 translates to MGRSPTPTSRDEENNIKKGAWTPEEDQQLITYIQTHGGHGSWRSLPKHAGLKRCGKSCRLRWTNYLRPDIKRGKFSKEEENTILHLHSIVGNKWSMIATRLPGRTDNEIKNYWNTHMKKKLIHMGIDPMTHQPRTDLFSCLPQLVSLAYIKQILEHNQLAQNLQYLLQTTNSIPQLQQQNQDFINEFPAESNQEIMTQFLLGKYSSEITQPLHDVSIMNLQTSNDMHKVVSQDQGQSRFTSVNSSSSPLTWSSVPPLMDTSASLDTGSTISYAGDVGASSYNLPEFLFEDSFLDQNLPEIC